Part of the Paenibacillus aurantius genome, GGGCCGCAGTCTCTAAGCATCTAACGATTTTGAAAGAAGCCGGCCTCGTCATCGAGCGTAAAGTCGGCCGGGAGACGCGAAACCGGCTTACTACCGCTCCTCTGAAGGAGCTACAGGATTGGTTGTCGTACTACGAGAAATTTTGGAAACATAATATGGCTCGTCTGGATGAACTTCTTAAGGAGGAACAGGAATAACGCAAGATCTGACGCTCCTAGACAGAAGTCTAAATTAGCTTGGACCAATCGGGGCTCGTTTTTCATAATTAAAAGAGAATATTAGGAGTAATTCCGATGAAAATAAGCCAGCTTTCCAAAGAGACCGGTGCCAGTGCCCGATCGATCCGATATTACGAAAAGAAAAAGCTGCTGACTGCAAAGCGGTTAGATAATGATTATCGCGAATTTGACGAAGCGGACGTCAAGCGAATCAAAACGATACAAATTTATTTAGAGCTCGGTATGTCAACGAAGGAAATTCTTGAAATTTTGAAGTGCCATGATAATTACGATGCTTACGACAGCGATGAGTTCTGCGAGGAAATGCTCGGAGCTTATGAGGAAAAACATGCAGAGATCGTCCTTCAAATTCAAACGATGACTACGGTACAACGGAAGCTGGAAAAACGTATTGAACAAATGAGAGTTCAGAAAACGATGATAAGCACGGCTATCGGTTCCGCCGAACAATCAAGCAAAGCTATAGTAGCGAAAAAGGTTTAAGAAAAGGTCAGATCCAGGATGTGGACCTGACCTTTTCCGTTAAATTCAGAAATATTGTTGGCAATCAGTTAAACCGAAACCGGATTCCGGATAAGCTCAACTATCCTTGAAAGCCCATCCGCACCGTAGCCTTCCGCAACACCACGATTGATCAGCCCTTGAATAGGAATCATAAGCTCATTACTGATACCCAACTCTCCGCAGACTTCGATGAAATTGGAAAATGCCGTCTGGTTGATAGAAAGGCTGGATACGTCCGTTTGATGATTTTCTGCATCAACCGCCTGTGCCATCAAGGGCAACGAGCCCGACATGGCTTGGAGCCAAGGCACCACAAGCGAAGTGAACGTTTCCGCTTTAATCTGCTCCGAACGGATCATCGCAACGGCATGGAAAAAGCCGCCGAACATCCCGTACATGGCGCTTAACAGCGCCAAGTCGTACAGGGGTGCCAACCCGGGGTCTTCGCCAAGATAATTCACGCCCCCGATCCCCTTCAGTGTCGGTTGGTAGGTTTGAAAAACCTTTTCCGATCCGCTGTACAGCACAAGTGCGCCAGAGGTGCCGATCATCTGGGGAACAGCCATAATCCCGCCGTCCAGATATTCGGCACCCCGGTGGGTCACCCAGGCGGCTGTTCGTCGGGCCTGTGCCGGAGTCCCGTTTGTGAGATTTACGATCGCCCGGCCGACCAATAGCTCACCTGCCTCCTCCAGTATCTCGTGTAGGGCCCCGTAATCCAGCACGCAGATCACCACTATCGGACTCGCTGCAATCGCTTCGTTTACTGTGCTTGCGACCTTCGCCCCTTGCTTCATAAGGGCATCTGCTTTGCCAGGCGTGCGATTCCAGACGGTCGTCTGATGTCCTTCCTTCAGGAACGTTCGGGCAAGAGCCGAACCCATCATGCCTAAGCCGATTACGCTTACTGGCGGGTAGGTAACTCTCGCTGTGTTCGTATTCTCCCTTTGTTCATTTTCTTTCATTCGGATATCTCCTCTCCTTTCCCCCTTATCTTAAAAGATTGACACTGTGTCAAAGTCAACTTGTATTTTTGATGATAAAGTCAGTCGAACGACAAGAACTACTGGGCTCCTCCTCCTGTTGAAGCCTGCCTTCAGCTTTCGCAATGTATTGAGCAAGATCGAATACTCTACATGCATAAGCCCATTCATTGTCATACCAGGCCAACAGTTTGAGCTGATTATTTCGGACCATGAGGCTGATGCCATCGATCACTGCCGACTTTTCGTTTCCAATGTAATCGGAAGAAACGAGTGGCAACTCGTTATACTCAAGATAGGTCCCCATCCCATCCTTAACCGCTGCTTCGAAGGCCTCCTTGATTTCCGCGGCTTGAACGGTTCTGCCTAGAGAAACTTGAAGATCAAGCAGGGATACATCCGGTGTTGGAACTCTAATGGATAGCCCATTCAGGCGCGAGGCTAGGTGAGGAAGCACATCCGCCAAAGCACTTGTTACGCCGGATGTCGTTGGGATGATCGAACTCGTGCACGCCCGCGCCCGGCGCAAATCCTTGTGAGGATTATCTAGATGATTCTGATCATTGGTGTAAGCATGCACAGTAGTCATCCACCCTTCCTCAACCACAAACGCACGGTCTAGAACATGGAGAACCGGAGCCAGGCAGTTGGTCGTGCAGGAGGCAGCCGAGAGCAGATGATGCCTTGCGGGATCATAAGCCTTCTCATTGACTCCCATGACCACAGTGAGATCCAACCCTTTTCCCGGCGCCGTCAGCAGAACCTTGCGGACGCCCCCTTGAAAGTGCTTGCCGAGGGAAGCTCGGTCGGTAAACTTCCCTGTCGCATCAATGACAAGCTGGACGCCATGGTGTTGCCACTTGATCTTTCCGGGATCCCTTTCCGCAAGAACATGTACCCGCCGACCATTAATGAATAACCCGTCTGAATCCGCTAGAACCTCCGCATCCCACTTGCCATGGACGGTATCATATTGAAGCAGGTGCGCTAAGGTAGGCAAGGAACACGTCGAGTTGATGACGACCGTATCGCAAAGTGTTCCCACCTGCGAGAATGCTCTTCGAAGGAACAATCTTCCGATTCTACCGGTACCGCTAAGTCCAACCTTCATATTTACACACCCTCTTATTCGTTTTTTTCATTATATATTACACACTATTATTTTCAATAGTCCATAATATAAATATATATTACAGAAATGTGAATGATTAATGACATACTAATGTTAAAATTTCCCTTCCACAAAATGGGACTCCAAACGCAAAAAAGCACCCTGCAGCCTTTCACCAGGCGCGAGGTGCTTATGTTAGAACGGAAAAGCCGGACTACTCGATAAAGTTTACCTTTTGCAGCAACCTATTCAGCATTGTGGCGGCTTGGGCCCGGTTTGCGAACTGCAGCGGCTCGAAACGTCCGCCGTCCATCCCGTTGATAATTCCCGCCTCCACCGATCCGGCGACGGCAGCCTGTGCCCAGGAGGAGATCGATTCGCGGTCGGTGAACGCGGCAAGCGAATGGCTGTTCCCCGGCCCGTTTGATTCACCGGAAACAAGAGCAAGCGATCGGGCGATCATTACCGCCATCTGCTCCCGTGTAATCAGCGCATTCGGCTCAAACCGATCCGCCGTCACTCCGTTCACGAGCCCGGCTTTCGCGGCTGCTTCTACGGCAGACGCGTACCAAGCCGTACCGGCGACATCGGCAAAACCTTTGTAAGCGGCGTCATGCTCCATCAATAACCCCATTGCGCGGACGAGCAGCGAAGCGAATTCCGCCCGCGTAATGCTGGTGTCCGGCACGAACCGTTCTGACGTCACGCCGTTTACGATCAGCTTCGATGCCAAGAGCTCGACATCTTGTTTCGCCCAGTGGCCGTTCAGATCGGCAAAATGGCGGTCTTCCGAATGGATGACCGCGTAAATGCTGTAATGCAGTACTTTCATAACGGCTTCCTTCTTGCCGTCCTCGCGCGTGGCCAAGTGAGTCGGAACGTAAGACACGGTATTGGCGAGCGGATCAAAGTGGACGGCTATTACATTGCCTGCTGCTTGACTGGCATCGTACACGATGGCACGCACCATATACTTGCCGCCGAGATCCCGCATCTCAACCGACTGGCCGCTCTCCGTCTCGACATTCACATGAAAGTCCACGGGGCTGCCTGCTAAACGGAACCGTTCGCTTGTGCCAAGCTTCTCCAACTCCGTTTGCATAGAATCACTTACCTGTTTCATAGTCGTAACGATCTTCAGAGTGGAAATGTCCACTCCTAGTCGTTCGGCAATGCCTTCCAGGTCTACATCACTCGCTTTCAACTGCAAACTGGAACCGTTCAGCTCGACTTCGATGTCGGTGCCGGGGAACGCACTCCCAATAGCTGCTACGGATGACCCGGAGAGCTGTACTTGCACAGACCGTTGAGTATCTGGCACTTTAATAGTAATGATTGCTTTAACAGAGTTCTTCAGCTGGATCGCAGCTTGGTCCAAAATAGGCTTAGGGAGATTCAGCTTCTGAATGCGCGTACCATCCGCCGCAGTTTCCGTAACCAAAGCTGACGAATCAACGTTGATGACTACGCCGATGGAAGGATCAACCACGATCCCAAACGGTTCCGTTTCCTCAGCAGGCTCAGAACCGGAGCTGGGGGGATTGGGATTGGTTTCTGTCGGCGTCGAATCAGTTATGGTGATGGCAAGCGTCTGCGCTTCTCCTTCGTTGAACG contains:
- a CDS encoding NAD(P)-dependent oxidoreductase, which produces MKENEQRENTNTARVTYPPVSVIGLGMMGSALARTFLKEGHQTTVWNRTPGKADALMKQGAKVASTVNEAIAASPIVVICVLDYGALHEILEEAGELLVGRAIVNLTNGTPAQARRTAAWVTHRGAEYLDGGIMAVPQMIGTSGALVLYSGSEKVFQTYQPTLKGIGGVNYLGEDPGLAPLYDLALLSAMYGMFGGFFHAVAMIRSEQIKAETFTSLVVPWLQAMSGSLPLMAQAVDAENHQTDVSSLSINQTAFSNFIEVCGELGISNELMIPIQGLINRGVAEGYGADGLSRIVELIRNPVSV
- a CDS encoding MerR family transcriptional regulator; translation: MKISQLSKETGASARSIRYYEKKKLLTAKRLDNDYREFDEADVKRIKTIQIYLELGMSTKEILEILKCHDNYDAYDSDEFCEEMLGAYEEKHAEIVLQIQTMTTVQRKLEKRIEQMRVQKTMISTAIGSAEQSSKAIVAKKV
- the gap gene encoding type I glyceraldehyde-3-phosphate dehydrogenase gives rise to the protein MKVGLSGTGRIGRLFLRRAFSQVGTLCDTVVINSTCSLPTLAHLLQYDTVHGKWDAEVLADSDGLFINGRRVHVLAERDPGKIKWQHHGVQLVIDATGKFTDRASLGKHFQGGVRKVLLTAPGKGLDLTVVMGVNEKAYDPARHHLLSAASCTTNCLAPVLHVLDRAFVVEEGWMTTVHAYTNDQNHLDNPHKDLRRARACTSSIIPTTSGVTSALADVLPHLASRLNGLSIRVPTPDVSLLDLQVSLGRTVQAAEIKEAFEAAVKDGMGTYLEYNELPLVSSDYIGNEKSAVIDGISLMVRNNQLKLLAWYDNEWAYACRVFDLAQYIAKAEGRLQQEEEPSSSCRSTDFIIKNTS
- a CDS encoding ArsR/SmtB family transcription factor, with the translated sequence MSAVAQTRDVYYAVADPSRRKIIRLLADSDELPLHRLTPHFTMGRAAVSKHLTILKEAGLVIERKVGRETRNRLTTAPLKELQDWLSYYEKFWKHNMARLDELLKEEQE